The DNA sequence gcatgggctttggagtcagggctcatgagttcgaatcccagctctgccacttgtcggctgtgtgactgtgggcaagtcatctgtaaaatggggattaagactgtgagccccacgtgggacaacctgattcccctatgtctaccccagcgcttagaacagtgctcggcacatagtaagcgcttaacaaataccaacattattattattaatgttcctACTGGTTATTTCACTAATTGTTTCCAAATGGTGCTGAGCGTTGCCATCTGGGATGCTCACTCGGTCTCCTGGGAAGGAGGAATGAAGAGCAGGGAGAACACAGAGGCCACAGTTGGGACTTTCTAGATGTGACTCCCCCTTGAGGGTTAATGTAGAcagtgaggtagggagagtgtgGATGGAAGAACATGGAGTGTGGAGGAGCAGGTTCCATCTGGGCCTTTTCTGGGGAGAAGTGGACTTGAAGGTTGTGCACTACTGAAAAAGACAGATTGTTTAGAAGGAGATTGAAAGTCCCAAGTGGACTCATAACCTTATAACTACTAAAGCTCCTAGAATATAGGAAGTCCTAAATTAATGGCATTGTTGTCAGTAATAAATGTATGAAGGATTAAGCTCtgacagtaaatacatttgagatAGAATCAGGTGGCTGATGGCTACCCCATGGCTTATCAATTAGACAAggatatttatttaacactttgtGAAGGGTCTGGTATAaattccttgggagagtaaaataataatggcaataataaaaataattgtaataattgttttatttgttaaatgctaagtgcaaggcaatgtactaaacactggggaggataaaagcaaatcagtgagacacagtccctgtcccaaatgggactcacagtctcaatcctcattttacaagtgagggaactgaggtacagaccagtggagtgacttgcccaaggtctcacagcagaaaagtggcagacctgagattggaacccatgagcatctgactccaaggcctgtgctctatctattattccatgctgtttctcctccccACACTGCCTCACTTTAATTGCATCTTCTGTTTCATCATATGTGATGGACCAATAATGAAATGGTCTTTGTAAAAGGGTGGAATTGGGGTACCAGAGCCCCTGGGTGTTGAGAAAAAGCTTGGACAATGAGATCAGAGCTCTGTCAAGGCTGATGTGTAGCTGTACTAagaacgtgggagagtacaatacaactgcacacagacatattccctgcccacagtgagcttgcagtctgggtggggaggggagacaattaatgtatataaaaaaaaaacctgtgaaaTTCTTCCCCCAGTAGGATTTCCATGTGCATCCCTAAACCCAAGAGTACCATCCCATCATTCCTCCATATCAGGAAGCACTGGGAAATGTTTGACCGCACCGGGGAAGGGAGCACACTGACTCTTCACATCCCACCCCttgtcctgtcccctccccattgATGTCGATATGGAACATCCACCAAGTTCATGCAACTTCCTTAAGAACTGGTGAGGGATGTCAGTTGGAAATGGGAGATGTCCTTCTCCCAAACATTCTCATCCTCTGTTTACTGTGAATGATGAGAAATGGACTGATGACCGAGAAGGTAAAGGTCAACATCTTGAAAGAATTCACCAGGTGAGGGGATTTTTTCCTCTCGGTGATTAAAATGCTTAGCGTGACTGTCTCTTGCCCATAGAGGAGGACATAAAGAGTGACTAGGGCGACTACATTCTTGGTTGCCCTGATCTCAGGCATCATTCTGAGGGAGCGACCAGGACCATGGAGGTGCTGGACCTGTCGGTGGTGCCTGTGCAAGAAaagcaccatgtagccactggctgcACCCATGAGACCCACAAAGAACAGTTCCCTCAGGGAGAGGACCAACACATTGATCAAGTTGATGACTACACTGCCCCTGATGGAGGAGCAATATTTGGTAATAAATGTCCTTTGATTATTCGTGGAGTTTAGAGGTCTGTCCATGTTCAGCGGTATAGTCACATCTATCAGCAGACTGAGGACccaagagaagaggcaggagggaaggatgcACTTCGGTAACTTGGCTTTGACTCCTGTCCACCAGAAAGTGGcagggctgatggtgatggcctggaagacgctcaggaaGCAGGTGGTACAGATGACAAGGCTCCGGCCCACTCGGTAGACATAGAAGACTATTTTACAGCCAATGGCGTCCAGGAAGTTTCTCAGTCCCCAAGCTGACATGGTCTTTGGGATTCCAAAACTGACAAGGACCATCATGTTGGCCAAGGCCAGATGGGAGAGGATCAAGTCTAAAGGGTACATCTTGTGGCTGGTGAAGACCACGTGAGCAtaaacaaggaggaggaagacattcctCAAGATGCCAATAATGATCTGAAGCAGAAGCAGGACACCATAGGATATCTCGCTGGCATCCATTCTCTGTGATTCACAGCAGGAATGTCGGGAGACTTCAAACAAAGGCCCCTggtctgggagatggggagagtaagaAGGTGCAGTGggaagacatacacacacacatacacatagagacacacaaacacagcACACAGCAGGATACAGAAAGATGACTAgctcgggataataataataataattataattgtggtatttgttaatcactttttatgtgccagacaatgcagtatgcactggggtggatacaagcaaagcatatGATTCATGAGTTTGTATCTATTGGACCTGATATCGAATTGTAAAAACGCACCAATCCCACATTTGTTCCAATGGTATTGATATAACCCACCTTGTTTTCAAGCTAACAACAGAAGGGATCCTACTCTGGACCCACAAAGTATTTACAGAATATGGTGGCTGATTGACAACCACTGGTATTAGGACCAGGTGGCCTGTTCTTTGTCCAAGGAGAAGAACCCAGCTCAGAATATCAGGATATCTGGGATGTAAAATTAGATCATCCTGCTGGTGCCAGGGATTTTCAGTTCTGACTGAAGAACTACCCAAGGCATTCCATGACATGGACATGCCCCATGGATTTTGAGATCAATAGCAAGATGACGTGGGTCACAAAGAGTTGCAGTGGCTCCAAAGGCTACTGTCTGCTGAGTTGCTGAGCTATAGCCCAGCATTAGCACTGTGCTGCAGACAACAGATCCTGAATGTCATTCACCTTTTCATGCCCTTCAGCCAATCATAATGtagggtacattcattcattcattcattcaatagtatttattgagtgcttactatgtgcagagcactgtactaagcgcttggaatgtacaagttaggaacagatagagacagtccctgccctttgacaggcttacagtctaatcgggcgagacaggcagacaaaaacaatggcaataaatagagtcaaggggaagaacatctcataaaaacaatggcaaataaatagaatcagggttatgtacatctcattaaacaaaataaacaaaataaatagggtgatgaagatatatacagttgagaacaTGAATTGGGTACATGAGTTGGGTGCATGAACATGAATTGGGTACATGAATCAATAGCTTTGTACCCAGTCTCAGCGCATACGTGTATTGGTTTATTCAGTTAATAAATAATTCTGTATTTAATGTTTTCTCTGTCAATCAACCCTATTTTTTCATAGGTGAATTTTGCCATCAGTGGATATAGTCTTCAAATACACAGACCAACTATATGTATAATTTGATGTTTGTCTTTCCCTTTGGAGGGTGAACACCTTGTAGGGAGGGAAAGTATTGCCTCTATGTTTCAGATTTGCCAAGCACCTAAAACAGTGTACTGACCTCAGTGGATGCTctgtaaatattactattattttggtttctgttaagtgcgtacaatgtgtcaggcactcactgttctaagtgctggggtggatacaagataatcaggttggacacagtccctgtcccatatagggctcacagtctcaat is a window from the Ornithorhynchus anatinus isolate Pmale09 chromosome 15, mOrnAna1.pri.v4, whole genome shotgun sequence genome containing:
- the ORNANAV1R3107 gene encoding vomeronasal 1 receptor ornAnaV1R3107, with translation MDASEISYGVLLLLQIIIGILRNVFLLLVYAHVVFTSHKMYPLDLILSHLALANMMVLVSFGIPKTMSAWGLRNFLDAIGCKIVFYVYRVGRSLVICTTCFLSVFQAITISPATFWWTGVKAKLPKCILPSCLFSWVLSLLIDVTIPLNMDRPLNSTNNQRTFITKYCSSIRGSVVINLINVLVLSLRELFFVGLMGAASGYMVLFLHRHHRQVQHLHGPGRSLRMMPEIRATKNVVALVTLYVLLYGQETVTLSILITERKKSPHLVNSFKMLTFTFSVISPFLIIHSKQRMRMFGRRTSPISN